Proteins from a genomic interval of Orbaceae bacterium lpD02:
- a CDS encoding phage antirepressor N-terminal domain-containing protein, protein MNNINTNTSNCPVTVPFYGNSLYLVNNNNEPYVPMKPIVEGMGLDWGAQFTKLKSKFNSTIAEITIVANDGKNRQMSCLPLRKLPAWLYSIQPNKVKLELKDTVIKYQEECDEVLWQYWTKGQATKESVKSSFKSYLPEYRQAKAMELSVRALDKMFSNLPHLSEQSKQVIYADTINPIAGKNVIPLPKLESKTFSATEVGNQLGVSSNKIGRIAKELHLKTEEYGIFVLDKSRSSDKQVESFRYNNKAIDVIASHLTIKATA, encoded by the coding sequence ATGAACAACATTAACACAAATACTTCAAATTGTCCAGTAACAGTGCCGTTTTATGGTAACAGTTTATATCTAGTTAATAATAACAATGAGCCTTATGTTCCTATGAAGCCTATTGTTGAGGGGATGGGGCTAGACTGGGGCGCGCAGTTTACAAAGCTCAAAAGCAAATTCAATTCAACTATTGCGGAAATCACAATAGTTGCAAATGATGGTAAAAATAGACAAATGTCTTGCTTACCACTTCGCAAACTTCCTGCGTGGCTATATTCAATTCAACCTAATAAGGTTAAGCTAGAGCTAAAAGATACAGTAATTAAATATCAAGAAGAATGCGACGAGGTATTATGGCAATACTGGACAAAAGGGCAAGCAACAAAAGAAAGCGTAAAATCGTCGTTTAAATCATATTTACCAGAATACCGCCAAGCTAAAGCTATGGAATTGTCAGTTAGAGCATTAGATAAGATGTTTAGCAATTTACCTCATTTAAGCGAGCAATCTAAACAAGTTATTTACGCTGACACTATTAATCCTATTGCTGGTAAAAATGTGATTCCTTTACCTAAACTAGAAAGCAAAACTTTTTCAGCAACAGAAGTAGGGAACCAATTAGGCGTATCCTCAAATAAAATTGGGCGAATAGCTAAAGAGCTTCATTTGAAAACGGAAGAATACGGAATATTTGTATTAGATAAGTCGCGTTCATCTGACAAGCAAGTCGAATCTTTCAGATATAACAACAAAGCCATTGATGTTATTGCAAGCCATTTAACAATTAAAGCAACAGCTTAA
- a CDS encoding Arc family DNA-binding protein yields MSREDPQLRIRLPIELKEKIQNLAEKNNRSMNAEIVTALEMALSVYDNSDIEAINNPHNNPKAIASMAGMLKTLPRNELATFIENLATISATQAANKILSELNKK; encoded by the coding sequence ATGAGCAGAGAAGATCCACAGCTAAGAATTAGATTACCGATTGAATTAAAAGAAAAAATTCAAAATTTGGCTGAAAAAAATAATCGTTCAATGAATGCTGAGATTGTTACGGCATTAGAAATGGCTTTATCTGTCTATGATAATAGTGATATTGAAGCGATTAATAATCCTCACAATAACCCTAAAGCAATTGCGAGTATGGCTGGCATGTTAAAAACATTACCAAGAAATGAATTAGCCACATTTATAGAAAATTTAGCGACGATATCAGCTACACAAGCAGCTAATAAAATTTTATCAGAATTAAACAAAAAATAA
- a CDS encoding type VI secretion system-associated protein TagO, producing the protein MNKKILISLLFLAGYAFSSNNELSTKINFCKNIKEKESRLTCYDVLFETKAEVKVTSNDTGKWKIQEDASPIDDSKTVVLMLNADAPIQVRYDHTTPYLVIRCKENKTVLYVGFGTFLGSDRITPITRVDTEKAVSNITWSISTDHEAMFYDGAWGGPGVKKTTDFIKELSDKNKYFIQVTPYSESPVNTTFTLTGLDEAIKPLRAACGW; encoded by the coding sequence ATGAATAAAAAAATACTAATTTCACTCTTGTTTTTAGCTGGGTATGCTTTCTCCTCAAATAATGAACTATCAACTAAAATCAACTTTTGCAAAAACATTAAAGAAAAAGAAAGCAGGCTAACTTGTTACGACGTTCTTTTTGAAACGAAAGCTGAAGTTAAAGTTACTTCTAATGATACGGGTAAATGGAAAATTCAGGAGGATGCATCGCCAATTGATGATAGCAAAACAGTAGTTTTAATGCTTAATGCTGATGCTCCAATACAAGTTAGATATGATCATACAACCCCTTATCTAGTTATACGCTGCAAAGAAAATAAAACAGTTCTTTATGTTGGTTTTGGTACATTTTTAGGATCTGACAGAATAACACCAATAACAAGAGTTGATACAGAGAAGGCAGTATCTAATATAACATGGAGTATATCAACAGATCATGAAGCTATGTTTTATGACGGAGCATGGGGCGGTCCAGGGGTAAAAAAAACAACTGACTTTATAAAAGAACTAAGCGATAAAAATAAATATTTTATTCAAGTAACGCCATACAGTGAAAGCCCTGTAAATACTACATTTACTTTAACTGGGCTTGATGAGGCAATAAAACCCTTAAGGGCTGCATGTGGTTGGTAA